The following coding sequences are from one Triticum dicoccoides isolate Atlit2015 ecotype Zavitan chromosome 4A, WEW_v2.0, whole genome shotgun sequence window:
- the LOC119284492 gene encoding aspartyl protease 25, whose translation MAATRLPLLLLLLAATVAAAADLSVYHNVHPHSASPLESIIALARDDDARLLFLSSKAASAGAASAPVASGQTPPSYVVRAGLGSPAQPMLLALDTSADATWAHCSPCGTCPASSLFVPANSSSYAPLPCSSSMCPILQGQPCPDRDPFDSAAPLPSCAFSKPFADASFQAALASDWLHLGKDSIPNYAFGCVGSVSGPTSNLPKQGLLGLGRGPMALLSQVGNMYNGVFSYCLPSYKSYYFSGSLRLGAAGQPRAARYTPMLRNPHRSSLYYVNVTGLSVGRSPVKVPAGSFAFDPSTGAGTVVDSGTVITRWTAPVYAALREEFRRHVAAPSGYTSLGAFDTCFNTDEVAAGGAPAVTIHMDGGVDLALPMENTLIHSSATPLACLAMAEAPQNVNAVVNVVANLQQQNLRVVFDVANSRVGFARESCN comes from the coding sequence ATGGCGGCCACCAggttgcctctcctcctcctcctcctcgccgccaccgtcgctgCGGCGGCCGACCTCTCCGTCTACCACAACGTCCACCCTCATTCCGCCTCCCCGCTCGAGTCCATCATCGCGCTCGCCCGCGACGACGACGCgcgcctcctcttcctctcctccaaggccgcctccgccggcgccgcctcggcgCCCGTCGCCTCCGGCCAGACCCCGCCCTCCTACGTGGTGCGCGCCGGGCTCGGCTCGCCGGCCCAGCCCATGCTCCTGGCCCTCGACACCAGCGCCGACGCCACCTGGGCGCACTGCTCCCCGTGCGGCACCTGCCCCGCCAGCAGCCTCTTCGTCCCGGCCAACTCCTCCTCCTACGCGCCCCTCCCCTGCTCCTCGTCCATGTGCCCCATCCTCCAGGGCCAGCCCTGCCCGGACCGGGACCCCTTCGACAGCGCGGCGCCGCTGCCGTCGTGCGCCTTCTCCAAGCCCTTCGCCGACGCCTCCTTCCAGGCGGCGCTGGCCAGCGACTGGCTGCATCTGGGCAAGGACTCCATCCCCAACTACGCGTTCGGGTGCGTGGGCTCGGTGAGCGGGCCGACGTCGAACCTCCcgaagcagggcctcctgggcctgGGCCGGGGCCCCATGGCCCTGCTGTCCCAGGTCGGGAACATGTACAACGGCGTCTTCTCCTACTGCCTCCCGAGCTACAAGTCGTACTACTTCTCCGGGTCGCTCCGGCTGGGCGCCGCCGGGCAGCCCCGGGCGGCGCGGTACACGCCGATGCTGAGGAACCCGCACCGGTCGTCGCTCTACTACGTGAACGTGACGGGGCTGAGCGTGGGGCGGTCCCCGGTGAAGGTGCCGGCGGGGTCGTTCGCGTTCGACCCCAGCACGGGCGCGGGCACGGTGGTGGACTCCGGCACGGTGATCACGCGGTGGACGGCGCCCGTGTACGCGGCGCTGCGGGAGGAGTTCCGGCGGCACGTGGCGGCGCCGAGCGGGTACACGTCGCTGGGCGCGTTCGACACGTGCTTCAACACGGACGAGGTGGCGGCCGGGGGCGCGCCGGCCGTGACGATCCACATGGACGGCGGCGTGGACCTGGCGCTGCCGATGGAGAACACGCTGATCCACAGCAGCGCCACGCCGCTGGCGTGCCTGGCCATGGCGGAGGCGCCGCAGAACGTGAACGCCGTCGTCAACGTCGTCGCCAACCTGCAGCAGCAGAACCTCCGGGTCGTCTTCGACGTCGCCAACTCGCGCGTCGGCTTCGCCCGGGAGTCATGCAACTAG
- the LOC119284491 gene encoding protein EMBRYO DEFECTIVE 514-like: protein MAEPEVAAAAAAAMETEAPEANPSLKREREEGDDSGPVAAAEEAEEAPAKKAKVEEEAKKAEDVAGNGEEEGAKGEEGKPVKLGPKEFATAVDMFDYFFALLHSWSPNLEFNKYEQMVLEDLVKKGHAEPAKKIGSGVEAFEIRNHPVWQSRCFFIRRVDGSADDFSFRKCVDNILPLPEDLKAGNKNSNGKKGHHFKGNGGRGGGRGGGRGGGGFRGGRGRGRRGN, encoded by the exons ATGGCTGAACCCGAGGTAGCGGCCGCCGCAGCCGCGGCCATGGAGACCGAGGCCCCGGAGGCGAACCCTAGCCTGAAGAGGGAGcgggaggaaggggacgactcCGGCCCGGTGGCTGCggccgaggaggcggaggaggcgccggccaagaAGGCGAAGGTGGAGGAAGAGGCGAAGAAGGCGGAGGATGTCGCCGGGAACGGGGAGGAAGAGGGGGCCAAGGGTGAGGAAGGGAAGCCCGTCAAGCTGGGGCCCAAGGAGTTCGCCACGGCCGTCGACATGTTCGACTACTTCTTCGCGCTGCTCCACTCGTGGTCGCCGAACCTCGAGTTCAACAAG TACGAGCAGATGGTGTTGGAGGACCTGGTGAAGAAAGGCCACGCTGAGCCCGCCAAGAAGATTGGATCAGGCGTGGAAGCCTTTGAGATCCGCAACCACCCAGTGTGGCAGAGCCGCTGTTTCTTCATCCGCAGGGTTGATGGGTCCGCCGATGATTTCAGCTTCCGCAAGTGCGTCGACAACATACTCCCTCTCCCCGAGGACCTGAAGGCCGGCAACAAGAACTCAAATGGCAAGAAGGGTCACCACTTTAAGGGCAACGGTggcagaggaggaggacgaggcggtggccgtggtggAGGTGGCTTCCGTGGCGGTCGCGGCCGGGGCAGGCGGGGCAACTAG